From the Xylella fastidiosa genome, the window ATCGGGCAGGGTAAATACAGAGGCTGGATAGAAGCGCTGCCCGCTTTGAGTGTCGACAATGCGACAGCCGCAACCCCAGCTAATCCCCCAATCGCCGAAGTGATTACCTATGCGTCGGATCCATGGTTGTTCGGAGCGCTTGCGTAGTCGTGCACCGATGATCACACAACCAGGATGATAGTTAGCTGCGGCTAGTAGGCGGGGGAAGTCGGCAGCACTATGTTGGCCGTCGCCATCCATGGTGATTACTCCTTGTACGCCCAGTTGGGTGGCTGCGGCGAAGCCACTGCGCAGTGCTGCACCTTTACCACGGCGTTGTGGGTGTCGTATCAGGATGATCGGCAGATCGGAGATGCAGTTAGCGGTGCCATCGTCTGAGCCATCATCGACTACGATCACGTGTGGACAATACGCGAGTGCGTCGGTGATGACTTTGCGGATGCTGAGTGCTTCATTCAGCGCTGGGATGATGATTGCAGTGGTATCTGCGGTCAGTACTATCTTATTCAACGCAGTAATTCCACATGTAACAGCTGATTTGTGCCGGCGTACAGCGCCGTTTTTGTATCTATGCTGGCCAGTGCATCGAACAACGGTAACATTGGGGCCATCGCGTTAGTTGCGGCATGTCGTGCCAGTGGTCCGGTTTCCGTAGGAGGATCGCCATTGCCTAAGTGCGCTCGTAATCGTATCCGGTCTGGACGGGATGCGTTACTCAATACCAAGGCACCTGCTAATAGGCCATGACTGCACAATACCCTACTGAAAGGTCCCACCGCGTAGCTATCGTAGCCGACCACAAGCACTGCTTTGGTACCCATTGCCAGTTGTACGAGTCCTTCCAGCAAGCCTTGGGCAAAGCTGGCTTGGCCGGCGCTGAGTGCAGTAGTGGGTGTCAGGGCATGTGTACCAATGGTCCAATACGCGGCAGCGGAGTTATGTACGGAATTGTGGAACTTGGTTGGCGATACGGCAATCGGCTCCTTGGCCAGCGTTTTGCACATATAGTCAGCGATTTCTTGGTCGCCATAGGTGGAGGTGAACACGGATGGCAGTTGTGCCGGATCGTACTCAGCATCAATGCAGGCGGCCAGTGCCACTTCTAGGGATACGGCAACGGTGTTCGATGCACGTCGGCGCTCGTTAGCGGCCAGTAGTTGCGGGGTAGGGCAGGCTGAAGCCGACTGCGGTGCAGCACCAGCAACAAAGCGGCATGCGGCTGCCCAGCTGGGGAGTCTGTTGTACCAAAAGCCGATCCCTTCGACAGTGGCGCTTAGCACGCTCATGCGTCCGCTCTTTTGAATAACAACGCGCAATTATTACCTCCGAAACCGAAAGAGTTATTCATCGCGTACAGGATTGGTGTGTGTGCGTTTTCGCAACGGATCTGCGGTCCGCATACTGGGTCAAGCTGTTCGCTATTCATGGTGCCTGGCAGGATGTTCCCTCGCAAAGCCAAGAGTGCAATGGTCGATTCAACGATGCCAGAAGCACCGAGGGTGTGGCCGGTCCAGGCTTTGGTCGAACTGGCATGCAATGTCGGTGGGAACAGTGCGGCTATTGCCACAGCTTCAATGCTGTCGTTGGCAGGACTGGCGGTGCCATGCAAATTCAGATAGCCAACTTCACTGGCATCTACGTTGGCTCTGGCCAGTGCTTCTTGCATGGCCATGCGGGCTCCTAATCCTTCAGGGTGTGGTGCGGACATATGGTGGGCATCGCTGGATTCGCCGTAACCACACAGCAACAGATCCGCATCGGGTGCTAGGTCGAGTCTTTCCAGTAGTGCAAAGCCTCCTGCTTCACCGAGTGACAGACCGGCCCGATGTACATCAAACGGACGGCATGGTTCTGGTGAAACTAATTGAAGTGCGTTGAAGCCAAACAGCACACTGCCACATAGGGTGTCCACACCACCAACTAGGGCGGCGCTCACTACGCCTGAGGTAATTAGGCGTGCTGCTTGTGCGAATACTTTGGCGCTAGAGGAGCAGGCGGTCGCTACGGTAACGCAGGGACCGCACAGGTCCGTGGCGTGTTGTACAAAGTTGCCTAGTGAATGCGGAGAGTGGATGACGGCTCTTTGCAGATCGTCTGGGAAGCGTGCGCCCTCGGCATCGTATTCCAGTCGGGTATACGCCTCTTCACTTGCGCCGATGCTGGATGTTGAGGTGCCCATGATCACCGCCATCTGTGTTTTTCCATGCCGTGTTCGTGCGTTTGCAACTGCTTCGGAAAAGTTATCTTGCTGCAGTGCCAGCCAAGCCAGCCGGTTGTTGCGGCACTCCCAGGGATGCAATGCTTGAGGGAGGGTCATGGTTTCCAACTCCCCCACGTCCCCGATCCAGCACTTAAGTGGATGTACGCCAAAATCATTGCGGCGTAGCCCACTACGACGTGTGCGTAGTGCTTCATTCAGTGCGGCTTGCCCATGACCTACCGCAGTGGTAGCGGTGAAGGCGGTGATAGCGATAGGAGGCATACGTGCTGAAGTTTGCAATGAACTCATTCGAACAGATTCGTTGGGCGTGAATATTTAATTAGTATATTGATGCTATCAAGCCAGACTGTCAGTTGGTTGCAATATTAAGGCGTGGTACTTCTGGGATTCACTGGTGATTTCCGCCACAATTTCATTCAAATTCAGACTTCTGTGTAGCTACATCCGCATGCATGATTTGTTCATAAGGTTTACCGCAACCGGGAGACTTGAGTGTATTTGTCTGATTACGTTTGCTATATCGTCAGATATGGCGCGTTTGCAGCTTCTAATGTTCACGTTCGTACTTGAGGTCACATTGATCTCTGATGCGTGCTTGGCGCACAGCGTTCGCATGAAAGTACAGGACCAACTGACTGAATGCTATTTTCTATTGCCGCTGTGTTTGTTTCGATCAGTCGATAGGTTGGGAGATGATTGAGATTTTACGCGTGCGTACACCGCTGAAATTGTCTGTGTTGGTGCTGTCTCTGGCAGTGCTACTGCATCTGCTTGCCGGTTTTGGGGGCGTGGCCGTGCTGGCGTTATGGGGAGTGCAACCGATGCTGGCATTGGGTGTTTCCTGGTTACGTGGTACACGCCCACTGCCTCATTCACTGCGTGAGCTGTGGCGGCAATGGCTGCTGCTTGCTGTGCTGTGGGCTGCTGGTTTGACTGTAGTGGTGTTGCCTGCGTTGTGGCCACTGGCGGTGTTGTGCAATAGCGGTAGTCTTGAGGGGGCATTGGTGTTGAGTGCTGCTGTCAGCGTCAGTCTGCTGGTACTGTGGCGTACTTGGCCATTATGGCCGCAGATAGAGCGTGGGCCGTGTACGTTTCGCAGCAGCTGGTACGTTTTTCCAAGTCATAATTTGGCATCCTGGTCGGGTCTGGGTATCGCAGTGCTGGTCCTGATGATCGGTTCAGTAGCGGTGGCGCTGGCTTGGCCTGGGTTGCTCACACTATCCCTGCGTTGGGTATTAGCTGTTGTTGCTGCGTTGTTGGCACCGGCGGTGCATGTGCTGTTGCAACGTGTTCAATCGCGTGGGTTGACAGCAAGGGTGGAGCCGCCAACGCCAAGAGAGCCGTTGCCCGAGGTGACGGCCACCCCAGAGACGGTGCCACCGATCCCAAGTGACCGACTTGTGGCGGATTTGTATGAAGCAGCCCGCACTGGCCGTGTTGATCGTGCGTTGCAATTGCTTGAGGCCGGTGCTGATCCACATGCACTGCCATTCGAAAACGCACGTGATCAACGTAGTCTGATGGTGCTGGCTGCAATTTTGCCGGACCTGCGTTTGCTACGTGAGCTCATCGTACGTCGTGTTGATGTTAACCAGCGACACCGAGGGATGACAGCATTGTTAGCGGCCACTCGTGACAGTTGGCATGGTCGGTCTGAGGCGGTACAGACGTTGCTGGCAAATGGTGCTGATCCACGTGTTGTCGATGCTGATCGTAATACTCCCTTACATCATGCCGCCCGCAGTTCTGATCCTGGGGTGGCGGCGTTATTACGTGATGCGGCGGCTGAGTTGGATGCGCTCAACTGCGATGGGTTGTCGCCGTTGGCTGCGGCTTGTCAAGTAGGTAATTGGCGCTTGGCCAAATTCTTGCTTGAACGTGGTGCCCAGACAGAGCCGATTGGAGGCACTCCGGTTTTGTTGGCTGCGGCTGGTACCGATGAGGATGATCCAACCGGCGTACTGTTGCTGCTGAAGCATAAGGCTCGGGTAGATGCGCGTGATCGTTTACGTCGCACTGCACTCCATGAGGCTGCCGAAGCGGGCCACAGTGAGATTGTCAAAGCGCTGCTGGAGGCTGCCGCCAACCTGGAGGTGCGCGATATGGCGGGACGCACGCCCTTGCTAGAGGCAGCCCGACAGGCACGCATTGTAGTGTTGGAGTGCTTGTTGTCTCACAAGGCCGACAGGTTGGCTGTTGATAGTGAGGGCCGTAATGCGGTGTTTTTGGCTTGCTTGTCTGAGCGGGTGACTCTGCCGCTGATCCGGGGTTTGCTCGAAATTGGCGTGCCAGTCGTTGCGGATAAGCATGGTCACCGTCCCGTTGACATTGCTGCCAAGGTTGGGTGCTGGTCGATCGTATCTCTGCTTGATCCTGACTATCCTCTTCCGGTGGTCGTCAGTGAACCTGTCAGTGTCGGTGGGGTGCTGGATCGCCCCCCCCTGACGTTGCTGCGTGATGGACTACAGTTGGGTAGTTTTGGCAGTTTGTCGGAATTAATTGAGCTGTGTAGTGCAGAGGAGCTGGGGACGCTTCTGCACGATCCACACTTTGCGTTGAATCCCGATGTGGTGGATTGGTTGCTCACTCATGGAGCTTCACCAACGGTGCCCAATAGCTCTGGTAACGTGCCGATGTTTTCATTATTGGCGCTTGGTATTGAGGCAGTACCGGTCCTGAAGGTGTTCTTGCGTCATGGTGTATCGCCCGCTGGTGCCGGTGGGTTGGGGCTGTGGTTGGCTTCCTGTATGCAGTGTGATGCGGCCTCCCGTAGTCTGGAGCAGTTTGCCTGCGAGTTGTTGGAGCATGGTGCTGATCCGTTGATGCCTTCACCAGATGGCGATTCTCCGTTGGTGCTTACAGTGCGGTTGGGCTGGTTACGTTTGCAACAGGCTTTACTGGAAGCTGGCGTGAATTGTGAGGTCCGTGACAGCTACGGTATGACAGCGTTGCACCAAGCAACGGTCCTTGGTCGTGAAGCGGCTTTAAAGCTCTTGGTGATGCATGGTGCAAATCCGGATGCACGTACTCCAGACGGCCAGACTTCGCTGGGTATGGCCCTATCCAGTAGTAGGCGTGATTTAGCTACATGGTTGGACTGGCGTATTTGGCCCCTGCCGCGTCGTCCATTACGACATGCGGATGTTCCGGATGCAGCGATGAGGGGAGATACGGAGGCGGTTCGTCGCTTGCTTGATTTGGGGTTGCCTGTAGATGCGGTTGATACGCAGGGGTGTACTGCGTTATTGCGTGCTGCCGGTGGCGGCCATTTGCAAGTGGTGCGTCTGTTGTTGATGCGTGGGGCCGATTTACAGCGTGCCGCCAACAATGGCGCCACGCCGTTGTCGGCAGCGGTAAGCATGCGTCAGAACGAGATCATCCCTGCTCTTTTGGACGCAGGTGCTCCACTTGAATACCGTTTTCCGGAGGAGATGACGGTACTGATGTTGGCCGCTGCGCTTGGTTTCCCCGATATTGTAATGCGTTTGATTGCGGCTGGTGCTGATGTGCATGCCAGTAACGTGCAGGGTTTTGCTGCACTTCATTGTGCAGCGTTATATGGTTTTAGTGCTCGCGATAAAACGAGGTTGTTGGCGTTGTTGGATGCGTTGCTTTTGGCTGGAGCGAATCCGGGACAGCTTGCTGACGGTAAAATCACTCCATTGCTCTTGTTGCTTGGTGCGCGTGCTGAACGAGGCGCGGTTTGTGATGAGCAAGTGGTACTGGCTGGAGTGGAGCGCCTCCTTGAAGAGGGGGAGACTTTAGACGTGGTAGACACACGGGGTTTTGGTCCACTTCATTTGGCTGCGCTACATGGGTTGCCGCTTTTAGTGAAATGTTTGTTGCGTGCTGGCGCTGATTCAGAGCGTCGTGACGCGTTAAATCGTTCCCCGCGTGAGATTGCAATTATGCGCGGTTTCATTGATGTTGCTGGACAGTTTGAGTCGGAGCAACTGGGTGTTGCTTCGATGGGACGGTTTTTACGTGATGAGTGTTGAGGTGGCTTGTTCTTGCTGTAGTGTTGGTTGTTGATTGGAAACGATGGTGTCTCGTTAGATGCGCAATACGGAAGTGTGTTGCTTCATAACAGGTAAGTAAGCGGGTGTATTGTTTCGCTGATATTGCTTCACTTGATTGAGCTTTCAATGGGGCCAGGGCTTAGAGCGGTTAATAAAAATAATTGGTTCAGAAATTTTTCTCAGCGGTATCGTAGTATTTCTGTGTAAATAGATCTGTGATTCACAAAAAAGCGCATAAATGCTCTTTTTTCATTGTTTGTGTGCCACTCTGTTATCTGTATTCAGAGCGATTAGGCTAAAAGTTTGTATTGGTGTTAAGTGCACCGCACACTTTAAATTTGATCGCAATTGCCCTCGCGGCGTTTGGGGCTGATGGAAATCAGCCTGGTGACATCAAGTAATGCTGCAAAAAGGTGCATACCCCCAGGTGCCGCTAAGTAGCGGGGACACCAATTTGGTGAGAATTTGGCTTTGAAGCGACGTAGACCACTGAAACCGTAGAAGCGTTCGCCATGCCGTGCGATTAGGTTGGCGAACCGATTCCAGCGCCCCGCTAAATGATGTTGCGCTAAGCCTGATAGTGGTGCCATTCCTAAAGAAAACCGTTGGAAACCTTGCTCTTTTCCCCACAGGAACATGGTTACGAACAAAAAGTCCATCGTGCCATTAGGTGCGTCTTGGCTATATCGCATCAAGTCTATTGATAGCTCGCTGCCTGGTTGTGCTTTTAAAATGTTTGCAAAGGCGATGATTTTCTGTTGTGCTTCATGCTCAATTACCGCGATTGGAAAGCGATATAGGTAGATGGGATCGAAATTTCCTAGAGAAAAACTTTTCTCTTCGCTGCCCTTTTCTTCCAGCCATTCGTCAGAGATCTGACGGAGCCTATCCATCAGTGGTCTGACTTCTTCTTCCGAAAGAATACGAAAACGCAATCCCAGTCGTTTCCCTTTGTTGAATGCTTGCCGCATTTCGGCGTTAGCAGATCCTTCGAGGCTGAATTTTTCAAGGTCAATGATTGCTTCTTCTCCAATCTTGACCATAGTCATGCCTAGATCCAAGTAATTTTGCCAATAGTTGTCGCCGACTTGATAGAACACTGGGCGTAATCCAAGCCGGTCAGCGACTTCACGGAAGCGCCAGATCAGTTGGATCGCTGCTTCAGGTGGCCCAATGGGGTCACCCATTGCGATCAGTGAACCGCCGTAGCGCTGCATCATTATGAAGCTGTGTTTCTGTGGGTCGTGTAGTAACGCCTTATCCCCGGTCATGGCCAGACAGGCTTTTGTGTCTTTGTTATTGGCAAGTATCGGCAATAAGGCTTGCAACTCAGCTTCACTGGCTGGTGTGAAGGGTCGCCGGGCGTTATGCAGTAAACGCGCCATACCGAACACGATGAGGCAAACACATATCAATAACAATGCACGTAGTGCGCGCGGCGCGTTTCCAGAGGTTGCAAATTCCCACCACAAGTCGTTGCTGTACTCAACGTGGCTATAGACGAAGAACACTAGCCAGAAGGTGCTTACTATGACGATGCCTATATTGCTCAACCAGCGCCACGACCAAGCTTCGTCGAGCAGGGCACTCTGGCGGTAAAACTCGCGCCGCGCCATCCAAAGTGTTACTGCGGTCAAGCCAGCCCACAGTGAAACCGAGTAGTGGCTACCACGTAACAGCGCCAGTGGTGGGAGTAATATGCAGATGCCTAAGGCTAGCAGCCAAGCTGAGTGGCTACGTCGTTGCAGCCCTTGGCCAATGAGTAATAGGACAATGCCACCGAGACTGACTAGTAAATGTGAAGTCTCAATGAGGGGGAGGGGGGCGACCTCTTGTCGTGATTTTGGTGTCGGTAAGGTGCCATCAACCAGCAGTATCGTACCGATTGCAAAAACGGCTAGTGCGATGATTTGGGGGATCCAGGGGCGTACGGTGTTCCAGATTGCAATTGCGGTGCCGGCGCTGACTCGCATTGGTTGGCGCAGACCGCTACTTGCAGCCATCGTCAGCGCAATGAGGGTAGGCAAGACGTAATAGGTAATGCGATAGGCCAACGCTGCTGCCAGTACTACGCTAGGCGGAGTGTGAGGCAGAAGTTTGAGCATGCTCCATTCGAAGACACCCAGTCCAGCCGGCACTGTGGATATCAACCCGGCGACAACAGCAACTAGCCATAGGCCGATGAAGCCGAAGAAGCTTGTGTTCGCTTCTGATGGCAATAGCACATAGAATGCGGCGCAAGCTAGACCTAACTCGACGATACTGAGTGCAGTGACGCCTAGCACGGTGCGTCTATCCGGTATCCAAAAGCGTTGCCGACCGATGCCGAACTCTCGACCGTTGCTGTTAACAAGCCACAACATCACTAGGAATGCGGCGAGTAAGGCAATACCTGTGCTGCGGATCCCTAGTGTGTCCAGTGGCAGTATTGGTGTCGCTGTGGCGGGTTCGAGTGCTAATGCCAAGCCCAGTAGTACCCAAGCACCAAATATGAAGCCCAAGGTGCTCATCAATACTATTTGGCCGATTTCAATGAGGCTCAGTCCCACTTTGCTGTAGCCACGTAACCGTACTGCACCACCTGTCAGTGCGGCAAAGCCCAATGTCTGGCCGATTGTGTGGGCGAGGAAGGCGGTAATCGCCACCCGTGCAGGATGTGGACGTTTGCCGGTACGTTGTAAACCGATCCAATCGAAGCCTACCAAGCAAGCGTAGCTACACAGCCCAAGTACTAGGGTCAGTACGATTTGCCAAGTGGTAAATGCTTTGAATGCTAAGCGGATCTGGTGATAGCCATGATTAGTAAAGTGGCCAGACAACGCATGTAACGCCATGCCGAGAATGAGCAGACTGATGAATACCGGTATGGCACGGCGCCAGCCAGATTGGCGGTGTATGTTGTGGGTGCTGCTGTTATCTGTCATGAGTCGGTCATTCCTCAAGAGAACATATCCATTTCCAGACTGTTACTTAACAGTAGGCGACGCCTCAAGGGCGACAGGGCGACAGATTGAGGGGCAAAGTATGAAAAGGTAGGAATGGCATGATCCATTGCTGTCAGTGTTTCCGAATGACATATAAATCATTCCAGCTTAATTCATAATTTTTATTGTAGCGATCTTGCTGTAGCCGTGCTATTTGTTCGATCTACGCTGTAGGGGGTGCAGTTGAGTGGAGGGAGATGCATATAATGCATCGTGAAATAACCCTTATCCTGTTAAATAAATAAATGAATCAATCGATTAAAGGGTTATAGCCGCTCCGCAATATTGGGAGCGCTCCGCAATTCACCGCGTAGGCGTCACCTTCGCTCCTTTGCGTTTACGTACGTAGTGCTCTGTCATCACCACCGAGGTATGGCCCAACTGTGCTTGCGCTTGGCGTATATCGCCCGCCAAATCTGCCTTATCGGTCGCCGCTTTGGCGCGTAGATCGCGGAATTGAAATACCTCCTTGGCGATCCCTGCGGCAGCGCGTACTTTCCTAAACCTGTAAGCTAATTTTTTCCAATTCAACCCCAAGCCTTTTTCATCCACAATCAAACGTGTACTACGCAGCTTCATCCCCCGCTTGCGATCAAAAATACGCTTTATTAAAACTGCCAATTCACCCGTAATCGCAATCGCCAATTTCACTCCCGTTTTAGCTTGGCAAATCTCCAAAGCGCCATTAACAATATGGCGCTCATCCATAGACACAACATCACTCACACGCTGCCCCGTCAGATAGGCGAGGTCCATCGCATCCCTGAGCGTTTGGTCCGCTGCCTGGTACACAGCGCGGTACGTCGTATCATCTATATACACGTCGCGCCCCCGCTCCTTATTACGCCGGATACCCCCACAAGGGTTAGGAAGATCAGTAATTCCCTTACTCCGCGCCCAATTCCAAAGATGCGAAAATAATGCTACTTCGCGATTAGCGCTTACCTTAAAAGGCCGCCAATCTAGATACTGGCGGATATTCACAGGTTTAATTGACTCAAACGGCGCGGGGGGATCGTCGAAAAACTGCAACAGATAGTTTAAATATACGTGGTGCATGCGCTGGGTGTTATACGCCTTTGTTGGGATCACCTCAGCGCGGTAACGCTCGGCCACATGGCGGAACGTCACCGCAATCGCAGGAGTGATCTGCGCATGCTCCAGCTCAGCCCACCGCTTGATGGCTAACCCGTAGTCGCGTCCTAGTGGCGTCTCTTTGCGTGGCTTGCCGCCATGATCGTAGTAGTAATACACCACGCCGGACTTCTGAGGGCGCACGCGAAACCTCGGAATTGCGCCTGCTTTGATTGGCTTACGTCCCATAAGCGACCTTATTAGACTTCCACACAGGCCGAACCACCGCAGAAGGCGGCATCGCGTCAATTGCAGCACGCAGCACGACAGGCCAGTCATGCGCATCCAGATAATGCCGAATGCCGTTCTTCCTAAGAAAAGCGGCTTGGCGAGCGCGTTGCGGAGTACCGCATAACTCGGCAACCTCACTTCTAGAAAGACATAAACCAGCGGCTGGGGGCATGTCTCGTAGTTGTTTTGCTTGCGTCTCAATCATTGTCTGATTCCTGCTCGGTTTCCTCCCCCTGCTTCTTTGCATTCATCTCCTTATAAGCAGCTAACGCTTTAATAAGTTCTGAAAAATGACTCACACATTCATCGGATAACTCGAGTGGTGGGGTGTCTTGATGCTTTTCATTTGATGGGTTGTTCATAACGCTATGGCTCCTTGTGATGTGAGTGGTTTGCCTGTTTCTCTGCGTTTCACCGCTTCCAGCAGCAGGTCCTGTACTTCGCGTTTAGATTCACGGCGGGCCATCACCAATTCATCCACCGTGCCCGCCGCCACGATGTGGTGAATAAATACAGGCCGCTTATGTCCGGCTTGCGCCTGACGTGTCGGCCCAATGCGTTCGATGATCTGCTGGTACTGCTCCAGGTCCCACCAGTGGCCAAAGAAGGCCAAAATATTTCCGCCGTCTTGCAGATTTAAGCCATGACCGGCACTGGCCGGATGGGCAAATAGCACGGGAATGTTCCCCGCATTCCAATCGCGGATCGTGTCGGGGTGTTTGTCCAAAGCACGCCCCTTGGGGAAGGCACGCTGCAACCGTGCGACATCACTTTTAAAGTGATACGCCACCAACACCGGCATACCGGCGGCTTCTTCGATAATGTCGTGCAGCGCCTCTAATTTCGCATCGTGCACGACTTCCCAGGCCTGACGTGTGTCATCGGTGTACAGCGCACCATTGGCCAGTTGCAGGCATTTAATTGTCTTGCTGGCGGCGTTAAAGGCTTCTACTTCAGCACCGCATTCCAAGGCGATGAACATATCTTGTTCCATCGCCTTGTACAGACGTTGCGCATGTGCTGGCAACGCAACGCGAATCGTATTGACAATCGGCTGGCATAAATCGAAGTACGCATGTGGATCAAGTGATAAACAGATATCGCGTATCTTGTCTTGAATCTCTTGAGATGCATGTGGCGTGGGCACAAAGCGCACCGCATGCGGATCACTGCCGATCTGCATCGCACGGAACCAGCGATCGATAAACGCTTTAAAATGCGTCCCAAGCCGTGCCCCACGATCCACCATCCACATCAGCGCCCACAGGTCCTGTAGCCCATTGGGCGCGGGCGTGCCGGTCAACCCAACGTAGCGCTCCACCTTGGTATGCACATGCGTGGCCAGTGCGCGGGCGCGCCGTGTTCCTTGCCGCAGCCGGAACCCTTTCAACTTGGAGCACTCATCGGCGACCACCATACGGAACGGCCAACGGTCCTTGTAAAACTCCACTAACCATTTCAGAGTGTCGTAATTAATGCAGTAGATATCCGCCTCCTGCTCCAAGGCGTGGCGACGTGCTGCCGCACTACCCACGACCACGGACACCCGCAGATGGCGCAAATGGGGGAACTTGGCCACCTCATCCGGCCATGTCGTGGCCGCAACGCGCAGCGGAGCAATCACCAAAATAGGCGCAATGTCTTCCACCACCAGAAGCACATCTAACGCCGTCAGCGTGGCTACTGTCTTCCCCAAACCCATGGGCACAAACAGATTGCAGCGTGGGTGCGTCAGGATGAAATCAACGATGGTGTGTTGGTAGGGGCGCAGGTTCATGCCAACGCTCCGTGCAGCACTTCAGGATGGGTGGGAGGCACGCTGCTATACTCGCCACCACATGGAGCTAAAGCGGGGTTATGTGTGACATCCGTAGCGTTCGATACGCTTAAATTTGCGAACCGGCTGAAAACGGCAGGGGTTCCCGCGGCCCACGCAGAGGCCGAAGCCGAAGCCTTGGCCGAAGTGCTAGAAATAAATTTACAAGGCCTTGCTGAGTCTGAATCTAAAAACGGCAAGGCATTAGCGCGCCTTGAAGCCGATATGAAGGAAGGCTTTGCGCAGGTGAATACGCGCTTTGCGCAAGTTGACCAGCGCTTTGAGAAAATAGACCAGCGCTTTGCGCAGGTTGACCAGCGCTTTGAACAAATCGCTAAAGATTTTGCACAGCTGGATAAAAACATGGACCAGCGCTTCGCCCAAGTAGACCAACGCTTCGTTGAAATAAAAGGCGAAATGCTGCTACTTAAATGGATGTTTGGGGCCCTCGTAGGCGGTGTGACTGCACTGATCATCAAAGCGTTTTTCTGAGTCACGCCAGCACCTCATCCACGCCTTTTAAGGAATCGACCACGACCACGCGCTGGCCCATGCCGCGCATGCGCTCATGCTCACGGACTTGATGCGGTGTGCACTGCTGGCCTGGGGCTTTGAGTTCCACCCACAGGGTGCGCCCGTTGGGCAGCATGGCGATACGGTCCGGCGCACCGTGGCGGCCCCCCCATTTCACCTTGCGGATTTCACCGCCCTTGGCCCTGACCTGGGCCACTAAATAACGTTCGATTGTCCGCTCACGGGGAATGGTCATCATTGCTTCCTATACCGGTGGGTTTCAAAGCCTTCCGCCGCTAAGGGCAACCCTTGTGCCCAGGGGGGCGGTGTGGCCATGAGTGCGGCCAAGTGCGCGGCATTGAAAGCGGCGTTGTCATCGGCTTCGGTAATGATTTCGTCGTGCACGGTAAGCACGATGCTGTATCCGGCGGCTTCAATCGCAGGCATGCAGGCGGCCAACACGTCGCGGCTGACAGCTTGGGTGATGTTCTCGACCAGCTTGCCGCCGTAGGTGGTGATGCGCGTCCATTTGCGCGTTACCGGATGCGTGCCCATGTAGGACAGCGCGCCGTGCTCATCGA encodes:
- a CDS encoding glycosyltransferase family 2 protein, whose protein sequence is MNKIVLTADTTAIIIPALNEALSIRKVITDALAYCPHVIVVDDGSDDGTANCISDLPIILIRHPQRRGKGAALRSGFAAATQLGVQGVITMDGDGQHSAADFPRLLAAANYHPGCVIIGARLRKRSEQPWIRRIGNHFGDWGISWGCGCRIVDTQSGQRFYPASVFTLPDVSGEDFVFEAQLLISAARQAGARMIAVPIEARYSTPHSPNIFRKSHFRMVRDFWKITSHVAIQIWRYGHVIQEYRRTQAHPVVIDNPDERMQADHGLHIRNAES
- a CDS encoding beta-ketoacyl synthase chain length factor; translation: MSVLSATVEGIGFWYNRLPSWAAACRFVAGAAPQSASACPTPQLLAANERRRASNTVAVSLEVALAACIDAEYDPAQLPSVFTSTYGDQEIADYMCKTLAKEPIAVSPTKFHNSVHNSAAAYWTIGTHALTPTTALSAGQASFAQGLLEGLVQLAMGTKAVLVVGYDSYAVGPFSRVLCSHGLLAGALVLSNASRPDRIRLRAHLGNGDPPTETGPLARHAATNAMAPMLPLFDALASIDTKTALYAGTNQLLHVELLR
- a CDS encoding beta-ketoacyl-[acyl-carrier-protein] synthase family protein; translation: MSSLQTSARMPPIAITAFTATTAVGHGQAALNEALRTRRSGLRRNDFGVHPLKCWIGDVGELETMTLPQALHPWECRNNRLAWLALQQDNFSEAVANARTRHGKTQMAVIMGTSTSSIGASEEAYTRLEYDAEGARFPDDLQRAVIHSPHSLGNFVQHATDLCGPCVTVATACSSSAKVFAQAARLITSGVVSAALVGGVDTLCGSVLFGFNALQLVSPEPCRPFDVHRAGLSLGEAGGFALLERLDLAPDADLLLCGYGESSDAHHMSAPHPEGLGARMAMQEALARANVDASEVGYLNLHGTASPANDSIEAVAIAALFPPTLHASSTKAWTGHTLGASGIVESTIALLALRGNILPGTMNSEQLDPVCGPQIRCENAHTPILYAMNNSFGFGGNNCALLFKRADA
- a CDS encoding ankyrin repeat domain-containing protein; the protein is MLALGVSWLRGTRPLPHSLRELWRQWLLLAVLWAAGLTVVVLPALWPLAVLCNSGSLEGALVLSAAVSVSLLVLWRTWPLWPQIERGPCTFRSSWYVFPSHNLASWSGLGIAVLVLMIGSVAVALAWPGLLTLSLRWVLAVVAALLAPAVHVLLQRVQSRGLTARVEPPTPREPLPEVTATPETVPPIPSDRLVADLYEAARTGRVDRALQLLEAGADPHALPFENARDQRSLMVLAAILPDLRLLRELIVRRVDVNQRHRGMTALLAATRDSWHGRSEAVQTLLANGADPRVVDADRNTPLHHAARSSDPGVAALLRDAAAELDALNCDGLSPLAAACQVGNWRLAKFLLERGAQTEPIGGTPVLLAAAGTDEDDPTGVLLLLKHKARVDARDRLRRTALHEAAEAGHSEIVKALLEAAANLEVRDMAGRTPLLEAARQARIVVLECLLSHKADRLAVDSEGRNAVFLACLSERVTLPLIRGLLEIGVPVVADKHGHRPVDIAAKVGCWSIVSLLDPDYPLPVVVSEPVSVGGVLDRPPLTLLRDGLQLGSFGSLSELIELCSAEELGTLLHDPHFALNPDVVDWLLTHGASPTVPNSSGNVPMFSLLALGIEAVPVLKVFLRHGVSPAGAGGLGLWLASCMQCDAASRSLEQFACELLEHGADPLMPSPDGDSPLVLTVRLGWLRLQQALLEAGVNCEVRDSYGMTALHQATVLGREAALKLLVMHGANPDARTPDGQTSLGMALSSSRRDLATWLDWRIWPLPRRPLRHADVPDAAMRGDTEAVRRLLDLGLPVDAVDTQGCTALLRAAGGGHLQVVRLLLMRGADLQRAANNGATPLSAAVSMRQNEIIPALLDAGAPLEYRFPEEMTVLMLAAALGFPDIVMRLIAAGADVHASNVQGFAALHCAALYGFSARDKTRLLALLDALLLAGANPGQLADGKITPLLLLLGARAERGAVCDEQVVLAGVERLLEEGETLDVVDTRGFGPLHLAALHGLPLLVKCLLRAGADSERRDALNRSPREIAIMRGFIDVAGQFESEQLGVASMGRFLRDEC